The Latilactobacillus sakei subsp. sakei DSM 20017 = JCM 1157 genome includes a window with the following:
- a CDS encoding class I SAM-dependent methyltransferase, translating into MAILPKSAVETLFDLIDQTTTLIEQNLETTYLDALTESIANIADGGRVKVEDNLPDAQTVAQLETIYATVKLNQFDAETIRQALQLATLKGLRQVKVEPNKQMTPDAIGYLVAYLAEVFGGADQIKTVLDPVIGTGNLLATVMNHIQNLTGNKLQGFGVDNDDSLLELAGISSELQGLDTTLFHQDAIEPLMVKPVDIAVADLPIGFYPIDERAADFETHAASGHSYAHHLLIEQTMHYVKDGGFGFFLVPNVILETDEAKQLVKWITKHVYLQGLLSLPVNLFKTKEGQKAILVLQKQGAGAQQAKQILLGEFPNSNDQKAFAAYLQQIRTWHKENIN; encoded by the coding sequence GTGGCTATTTTGCCTAAGAGTGCTGTAGAAACGTTGTTTGACTTAATTGATCAAACAACAACGTTGATTGAACAGAATTTAGAAACAACCTATTTAGATGCATTGACTGAATCAATTGCCAATATCGCTGATGGTGGTCGTGTGAAGGTTGAAGATAATTTACCAGATGCGCAAACTGTCGCACAACTTGAAACAATTTACGCAACGGTTAAGCTTAACCAGTTTGATGCGGAGACCATTCGTCAAGCCTTACAACTGGCAACCTTAAAAGGGCTTCGTCAAGTTAAAGTGGAGCCTAATAAACAAATGACACCTGATGCAATTGGTTATTTAGTCGCATATTTGGCGGAAGTATTTGGTGGCGCTGATCAAATTAAGACAGTGTTGGACCCAGTGATTGGTACAGGTAATTTATTAGCAACTGTTATGAATCATATTCAAAATCTAACGGGTAATAAGCTCCAAGGTTTTGGGGTTGATAACGATGATAGTCTGCTAGAATTAGCCGGTATTAGTAGTGAGTTACAAGGGTTAGACACCACTTTATTCCATCAAGATGCGATTGAACCATTAATGGTTAAGCCAGTTGATATCGCGGTTGCCGATTTACCAATTGGTTTTTATCCAATTGATGAACGAGCAGCAGATTTTGAAACGCATGCTGCTAGTGGACACTCATATGCGCATCATTTATTAATTGAACAAACGATGCACTATGTTAAAGACGGCGGTTTTGGTTTCTTCCTTGTACCAAATGTTATTTTGGAAACAGATGAAGCGAAGCAACTGGTAAAATGGATTACTAAACACGTCTACTTGCAAGGTTTATTGAGCTTACCAGTTAACTTGTTTAAGACTAAAGAGGGTCAAAAAGCCATCTTAGTCTTACAAAAACAAGGTGCTGGTGCCCAACAAGCTAAGCAAATTCTATTAGGTGAATTTCCAAATTCAAACGATCAAAAAGCGTTCGCTGCGTATTTACAACAGATTCGGACTTGGCATAAAGAAAATATTAATTAA